In Dama dama isolate Ldn47 chromosome 20, ASM3311817v1, whole genome shotgun sequence, a single window of DNA contains:
- the CZIB gene encoding CXXC motif containing zinc binding protein, which translates to MGKIALQLKATLENVTNLRPVGEDFRWYLKMKCGNCGEISEKWQYIRLMDSVALKGGRGSASMVQKCKLCSRENSIEILSSTIKSYNAEDNEKFKTIVEFECRGLEPVDFQPQAGFAAEGVESGTVFSDINLQEKDWTDYDEKAQESVGIYEVAHQFVKC; encoded by the exons ATGGGG AAAATCGCGCTGCAGCTCAAAGCCACGCTGGAGAATGTCACCAACCTCCGGCCAGTGGGCGAAGACTTCCGGTGGTACCTGAAG ATGAAATGTGGCAACTGTGGTGAGATTTCAGAGAAGTGGCAGTACATTCGGCTGATG GACAGCGTGGCACTGAAGGGAGGCCGTGGCAGTGCCTCCATGGTCCAGAAGTGCAAGCTGTGTTCGAGGGAAAACTCCATTG AGATTTTGAGCAGCACCATCAAATCTTACAAC GCTGAAGACAACGAGAAGTTCAAGACGATAGTAGAGTTTGAGTGTCGAGGACTTGAACCAGTGGATTTCCAGCCCCAG GCTGGGTTTGCTGCTGAGGGTGTGGAATCAGGGACAGTCTTCAGTGACATTAATCTACAGGAGAAG GACTGGACTGACTATGACGAAAAGGCTCAGGAGTCTGTGGGAATCTACGAGGTCGCCCACCAGTTTGTGAAGTGCTGA
- the LOC133041334 gene encoding diacylglycerol kinase alpha-like: MEDTVREDVVCLSDVSCYFSLLEGGRPEDKIEFTFKLYDTDRNGILDSSEVDRIIIQMMRMAEYLDWDVSELRPILQQMMKEIDYDGSGSVSLAEWLRAGATTVPLLVLLGLEMTLKDNGQHMWRPKRFPRPIYRNLCESSIGLGKQGLSCNLCKYVVHDRCTMKALPCEVSTYAKSRKDIGVQSHVWVRGGCESGRCDRCHKIRIYHSLVGLHCVWCHLEIHDDCLPAMGHECDCGLLRDHILPPSYIYPSVLASGQERKTSKISQKTVDDLSLSTSEAPRIDPVSNTHPVLVFVNPKSGRKQGKRVLWKFQYLLNPRQVFNLLKDGPEPGLRFFRDVPDYRILVCGGDGTVGWILESIDKANLPFVPPVAVLPLGTGNDLARCLRWGGGYEGQNLGKILKDLEMSKVVHMDRWSVEVIPQQTEEKSDPVPFQIINNYFSIGVDASIAHRFNIMREKYPEKFNSRMKNKLWYFEFATSESIFSTCKKLEESLTVEICGKPLDLSSLSLEGIAVLNIPSTHGGSNLWGDTKRPHGDVHGIKQALGVTAKVITDPDILKTCVPDLSDKWLEVVGLEGAIEIGQIYTKLKNAGHRLAKCPEIFHTTKTLPMQIDREPWMQTPCTIKITHRNQMPMLVGPPPRSSNFFGFLC; the protein is encoded by the coding sequence ATGGAAGACACTGTaagagaagatgtggtgtgtcTCAGTGATGTCTCCTGCTACTTTTCTCTTCTGGAGGGTGGCCGGCCGGAAGACAAGATAGAGTTCACCTTCAAGTTGTATGACACGGACAGAAACGGGATCCTGGACAGCTCAGAAGTAGACAGGATCATCATACAGATGATGCGAATGGCGGAATACCTGGACTGGGATGTGTCTGAGCTGAGGCCGATTCTTCAACAGATGATGAAAGAGATTGACTATGATGGCAGCGGCTCTGTCTCCCTGGCTGAGTGGCTGCGGGCCGGGGCCACCACCGTGCCCCTGCTCGTGCTGCTGGGCCTGGAGATGACCCTGAAGGACAATGGGCAGCACATGTGGAGACCCAAGAGATTCCCGCGACCAATCTACCGCAACCTGTGCGAGTCGAGCATCGGTCTAGGCAAACAGGGGCTGAGCTGTAACCTCTGTAAATACGTCGTTCATGACCGGTGCACCATGAAGGCCCTGCCCTGTGAAGTCAGCACGTACGCCAAGTCTCGGAAGGACATTGGGGTCCAGTCACACGTGTGGGTGCGAGGAGGCTGTGAATCTGGCCGCTGCGACCGCTGTCACAAGATCCGGATCTACCATAGTCTGGTTGGCCTGCATTGTGTGTGGTGCCACCTAGAGATCCATGATGACTGCCTTCCAGCCATGGGCCATGAGTGTGACTGTGGGCTGCTCCGAGATCACATCCTGCCTCCGTCTTACATCTACCCCAGCGTCCTGGCCTCTGGACAGGAGCGTAAAACTAGCAAAATAAGCCAGAAGACTGTGGATGATTTAAGTTTGAGCACTTCTGAGGCTCCGCGGATTGATCCTGTTTCTAACACCCACCCAGTTCTGGTCTTTGTGAACCCCAAGAGTGGCAGGAAGCAGGGCAAGAGGGTGCTTTGGAAATTCCAGTATCTGCTGAACCCTCGACAGGTGTTCAACCTCCTAAAGGATGGTCCTGAGCCAGGACTCAGATTCTTCAGAGATGTTCCTGATTACAGGATTTTGGTGTGCGGCGGGGATGGCACAGTAGGCTGGATTCTAGAGTCCATTGACAAAGCCAACTTGCCTTTTGTGCCTCCTGTTGCCGTGTTGCCCCTGGGCACTGGAAATGATCTGGCTCGTTGCCtaaggtggggaggagggtaTGAGGGACAGAATCTGGGGAAGATCCTCAAGGATTTAGAGATGAGTAAGGTGGTACATATGGATCGATGGTCTGTGGAGGTGATACCCCAACAAACTGAAGAAAAGAGTGACCCAGTCCCCTTTCAAATCATCAATAACTACTTCTCCATCGGTGTGGATGCCTCTATTGCTCACCGATTCAACATCATGCGAGAGAAGTATCCTGAGAAGTTCAACAGCAGAATGAAGAACAAGCTATGGTACTTCGAATTTGCCACTTCTGAATCCATCTTCTCAACATGCAAAAAGCTGGAGGAATCTTTGACCGTTGAGATCTGTGGGAAACCACTGGACCTGAGCAGCCTGTCCCTAGAAGGCATCGCAGTGCTGAACATCCCAAGCACACACGGCGGTTCCAATCTCTGGGGTGACACCAAGAGGCCACACGGCGACGTCCACGGGATCAAGCAGGCCTTGGGTGTTACTGCCAAAGTCATCACCGACCCCGACATCCTGAAGACCTGCGTGCCGGACCTAAGTGACAAGTGGCTGGAAGTAGTGGGGCTAGAGGGTGCAATTGAGATAGGCCAGATCTATACCAAGCTCAAGAATGCTGGACATCGGCTGGCCAAGTGCCCTGAGATCTTCCACACCACAAAAACCCTCCCCATGCAAATTGACAGAGAACCCTGGATGCAGACACCTTGTACAATCAAGATCACTCACAGGAACCAGATGCCCATGCTCGTGGGCCCACCTCCTCGCTCCTCCAATTTCTTTGGCTTCTTGTGCTGA